In Anticarsia gemmatalis isolate Benzon Research Colony breed Stoneville strain chromosome 5, ilAntGemm2 primary, whole genome shotgun sequence, the following are encoded in one genomic region:
- the Tsr1 gene encoding tsr1 ribosome assembly factor — MQQAHRAGNLKQSNKAHKSRHRSKRGISAAVKGKVNVKEFVRRNRHILKKDERRHQALQIRKNKREEVLSKKRALGGGRNPPFLVCVVPLNAQLDVQSALVILKTCSEGAVVTQAPNGILHLGLPNFKQRFSFICPEVNNDFALLDALKVADTALFISSALDEPVDEWGEKVLALAMAQGMPTPIVAAMDIEGVHPKKRTTEKQNVQKLISKWLPEEKIVQLDKSSDGLNLLRRIGNQKRNIIHHREKRPYMLAEEVEYVPDAEGESGTLKISGYLRGMPLNVNGLVHITGLGDFQMSRIDGLEDPHPLSSGKENAKSGDANMDDEVMKVSVLQVADPAKQESLASENIPDPMDAEQTWPTEEEIEQANIETKKKKVKKVPKGWSDYQAAWIVESDAEGGSEDDGSGSEDEEDNDEFMSCEEDNSDQEENAEDNDFESVTESEMGPTDEKYDATIDAAEEHEMLKKLAAAKEDQQFPDEVDTPQDVPARERFMRYRGLESFRTSPWDVKENLPEDFARIFQFENYDRTRRRVFKELEDSLVNMYGFYITIHVKDVRQDLWKAFNNANANAPLSVFGLLPHEQKMSLMNVVLKRTGASDEPIKSKERLIFQVGYRRFIVNPIFSQHTNGAKHKYERYFQPASTCVASFYAPIQFSPSSVLCFKEKKNTNLQLLATGVLLSCNPNRLIIKRIVLSGHPYKVNKRSAVIRFMFFNRDDVIYFKPCKLRTKYGRTGHIKEPLGTHGHMKCVFDGQLRSQDTVLLNLYKRMFPKWNYENCIVTDRDNKESDMME; from the exons ATGCAGCAAGCGCATCGTGCTGGGAACCTAAAGCAGAGCAATAAGGCTCACAAGTCTCGTCATCGATCCAAACGCGGTATTTCAGCCGCTGTGAAAG GGAAGGTGAATGTGAAGGAGTTTGTTCGCCGCAATCGTCATATACTGAAGAAAGATGAGCGTCGCCACCAAGCTCTTCAAATTCGCAAGAATAAACGCGAAGAAGTGTTGTCTAAGAAACGTGCACTGGGTGGCGGTAGGAATCCTCCGTTCTTAGTTTGTGTGGTGCCGTTAAATGCTCAGCTAGACGTGCAGTCTGCTCTCGTGATATTGAAGACTTGTTCTGAAGGCGCAGTTGTTACTCAAGCTCCAAATGGTATTTTACATCTTGg attACCAAACTTCAAGCAAAGATTCTCTTTCATATGTCCAGAGGTGAACAACGACTTTGCTCTTTTAGATGCTCTGAAAGTAGCAGACACAGCTCTATTCATTAGTTCAGCTCTTGACGAGCCCGTTGACGAGTGGGGAGAGAAAGTCCTTGCTTTAGCTATGGCACAAGGAATGCCCACACCAATCGTTGCTGCAATGGACATTGAAGGAGTCCACCCAAAAAAACGCACAACTGAAAAGCAAAATGTCCAAAAGCTAATCTCAAAATGGTTGCCAGAAGAAAAAATAGTACAATTAGACAAGAGTTCAGACGGTCTCAACTTGTTACGTCGTATCGGTAACCAGAAACGTAACATTATACACCATAGAGAGAAGAGACCTTATATGTTAGCTGAAGAAGTTGAGTACGTACCTGATGCGGAAGGTGAAAGCGGGACTCTGAAAATAAGTGGGTATTTACGTGGAATGCCTTTAAATGTGAACGGTTTGGTGCATATAACTGGTCTTGGGGATTTCCAAATGTCGAGAATTGATGGCTTGGAAGACCCTCATCCGCTCTCTTCTGGGAAAGAAAATGCTAAGTCTGGTGATGCAAATATGGATGATGAGGTTATGAAAGTGTCTGTACTGCAAGTGGCAGATCCAGCTAAACAAGAAAGTCTTGCATCTGAGAATATTCCTGATCCGATGGATGCTGAGCAAACTTGGCCAACTGAGGAAGAAATTGAACAGGCCAATATAGAG ACTAAAAAGAAAAAGGTGAAGAAAGTTCCCAAAGGTTGGTCTGACTACCAAGCTGCGTGGATTGTTGAATCTGATGCAGAAGGTGGCTCAGAAGACGACGGAAGTGGTAGCGAGGATGAAGAAGACAATGACGAATTTATGTCATGTGAAGAAGATAACTCAGATCAAGAAGAAAACGCAGAAGACAACGACTTTGAATCTGTTACTGAATCGGAGATGGGACCGACCGATGAGAAGTATGACGCTACTATCGATGCGGCGGAAGAACATGAAATGTTGAAGAAACTGGCAGCAGCTAAAGAAGATCAACAGTTCCCTGACGAAGTGGACACTCCACAAGATGTCCCAGCTAGGGAACGGTTTATGCGGTACAGGGGCTTGGAGTCTTTCAGGACTTCCCCCTGGGATGTTAAAGAGAATCTCCCGGAAGACTTCGCGAGGATATTCCAGTTTGAGAACTATGATAGAACTAGGAGGCGGGTGTTTAAGGAGTTGGAAGATAGCTTGGTTAATATG TATGGTTTCTACATCACAATCCACGTGAAAGATGTCCGTCAAGATCTATGGAAGGCGTTCAACAATGCTAATGCCAACGCTCCTCTCTCAGTATTTGGTCTACTGCCCCATGAACAGAAGATGTCTCTAATGAATGTAGTGCTGAAACGCACTGGAGCCAGTGATGAACCTATTAAGAGTAAAGAGAGACTTATATTCCAAGTTGGGTATAGACGGTTTATAGTCAATCCTATATTCAGTCAGCACACTAATGGAGCTAAGCATAAG TATGAGAGATACTTCCAGCCAGCATCAACGTGTGTAGCATCTTTCTACGCGCCCATACAATTTAGTCCGTCTTCAGTTCTCTGTTTTAAG gagAAGAAGAACACGAATCTTCAGTTACTAGCGACAGGAGTATTATTATCTTGTAATCCCAATAGATTGATTATCAAGAGAATTGTATTATCAGGACATCCATATAAG GTCAACAAAAGGTCAGCTGTCATCAGATTCATGTTCTTCAACAGAGATGATGTTATATATTTCAAACCCTGCAAACTTAGGACTAAGTATGGCCGCACTGGCCACATAAAGGAACCACTAg GTACCCACGGTCACATGAAGTGCGTATTCGACGGTCAACTGAGATCCCAGGACACGGTGCTGCTGAACCTGTACAAGCGAATGTTCCCCAAGTGGAACTATGAGAACTGTATCGTGACTGACCGGGATAACAAGGAGTCCGATATGATGGAGtag